The Candidatus Cloacimonadota bacterium genome includes the window TTTGGATCAGAGTATTCAACCGGTCTCTCATCGCTTTGGATAGAGTACGGTGAGTGCCTTCCATCAGGCATTCATCGGCGATGATATTGCGAACCTGCCCGGCGCTCATCTTTCCTACATGGAAGATCACGCGCTCCTCACGTGAGAGGTCTGGTATCTCCTTCAGAAGTTCTTCATAGAAGTGCATCCCGGCAGCAAGGGCGTTTATCCCCTTTTCGGGAAAAGCCACATGGGATGCTTTGCCAACGAATCTCAGGTCAAATTCCTGCGGGATCCCAAAGAAGATACCGGATTTTGAACTGATAGTGCCCACCGGTAGATCACTGCCAACATGCAGAGCGAATGCAGCGCGGATGTCATAGCCCTGCAGGATGTTTTCGTTTATTATGCTTTCTGCTCCACCATGGCCTTCCTCGGCAGGTTGAAACAGAAATAGCAGGTTTTGGGCAGGATGATACTGCTGTACCTTTTGGATCAGAGCCATCAGAACCGCCATGTGTACATCGTGACCGCAAGCATGCATCAAACCGGGGTGAATGGAAGCAAAGCTGCAGCCGCTCTTCTCGATTGTGGGCAGGGCATCCATATCCGCACGGAATAGTTTATAATTGTCCTGGGTCTTCCCATTGTTGTATTCCACCAGGATACCGTTGGAATTTTTGAACTCCAATATCCTGAACAAGCTGCCCGGAGTAATGAGTTCTTGCAGTTGCTGCATCAGGAATGCCTTGGTCTTGTATTCGTCATAAGCCAATTCAGGTATCTGATGCAGATGGTGGCGGATATGAATGGGATCGAGCATAATCAGTTTATCCCGTTTATCTCTGCATGAGCAATCAGGATGTTCACTGCGTTGGCAGCCGCACCAATGCGTACATTGTGTCCTACATTCCAGAAGCTCAAGGAGTATTTATCTACCCCAAAACGGAGTCTGCAGACGTGGGCTTCGTTGGAATTACCAATCCCCAGTGGAGTGATATAGCTGTTTTCATGATATCGGATAGCCGGGGCTTTACTGAGGAGAGAGGCGGCTTCTTGCAGATCCACCTCCCGTTCAAATTCGGCATATACGGCATTGGAATGGCCATATATCACCGGTACTCTCACGGTAGTAGCACTTACTTGGATATTGTCGTTACATAGTATCTTGCGAGTTTCATTGAGCATCTTTTCTTCTTCATTGCTGTAACCGTTGTCCAAAAACACACCAATTTGAGGAATCACATTGAGGTCGATTATCTCTGGATAAATGCCCTTTAGCTGTGATCCGTGGCGTTGATTTTCCAGAGTAACAATACCGTTGTGTCCGCTGCCCGATACTGCCTGATAAGTGGATACGATCACTTTGCGAAGCCCAAAAGCCCGGTCTAAAACTGCCAATGGCAATACCATCTGTATGGTGGAGCAATTGGGATTTGCAACGATTCCGCGATAGTCTTTCAACTGAGACGAATTGATCTGGGGAACTACCAACGGGATATCGGTATCAGTTCTGTATGCGGAAGAATTGTCGATGACCACCGCTCCAGCTGCGGCTGCGATGGGAGCATAGGATCGCGCCACTCCCCCACCGGCAGAAAAGAATACATAATCATAATCCCTTTTGAGAGATTCTTCATCCAGAACTTGTACTTCCAGGGGTTTGTCCATATAGTAGAGCATACTGCCCTGGGATTTTTCGGAAGCATACAAATCCAGTACTTCCGGCTGCAGGTTCTGTTCCTCCAAGCAGTTGATCATCATTCTGCCGACCTCTCCGGTGGCACCTACAATGGCTATTTTCATATCAGACATTCCTTTGATCTATCCATTAATGGGGCCATAGTGGCGGATAGCAGAGTTTTGTCAATGTAAACTTGACGAATCTCCACCATTCAAAAAGCTTGCATCTTGATATGAGTGCCCCTGTAGCTCAGGGGATAGAGCAGCGGTTTCCTAAACCGTTGGTCGGAAGTTCGATTCTTCCCAGGGGTGCCATTTACTTCAAAGCAGGTAAAAGGCAGAAAAATGAAACAGCAAATCCCAACCGGTCAGGAAGCAGTAGGTCACACTGTAGCGTTTTACGACCAGGGTTCTTTGCACCTTGGGCTTGTTGCTGCTTTGGAAGCTGAAAACTATAACATCCTGTTGCTGGATAAGCAATACCGGATCATCAATCCGTCCAGGATAATACTTTGCAGCAAGGCTTGCTATCCCCCTCTGGAACAGAGCCTCGCGGATTTCGTTCATCAACTGCAATTGCAAGAACTGCCGGAGCTTACGGTCTCCACAGAGGGACAGAGCTTTGAAGATATCGCCCAAGCAAATCGGATTACCGGAGATTTCCAATTGTTTGCTCTTTTACTATTTCTGAAGGACAATCCTCAGATCTATCTGCAAAAGCATGATCTCTATTATCGACGCACACCAGAAAGCGAAGCCAAGTATCTGAGAGACATGAAGAAGCAGGAAGTAAGGCAGCAATATTTAGATGCAGTGATTAGACTTGCACATCACCCCGAACAGAGCCCGGATCCAGGCTTGAGGGCAGATCTTTTACTCGATTTGCGACTGCTCTTGCAAGGAGAGCGAATAGACGATCTCGCCAAAGCTTTGAAGAATGCAGGGAACATCAATCCTGCCTGGCTCAGAAAGGCTTTGGGCGACACGTTATCCCTGCCTGATCCTCCCATGTTGGAATCTGGATTGCCCATAGCATTTATCAAAGAAGACTGGGCTACTGGTTTGAGAACACCTCATATCGCTACTAAACCCATTACTGCATTCTGCATTGATGATGAAGGCAGCCGGGATTTTGATGATGCTCTCAGCTTGGAAAAAGATGAAGAGGGATATCTTCTGGGCATCCACGTGAGCAATTTGGCGGATTACTTTGACCGGAACCACGCTTTGTTCTTAGAGGCAAAAGCCAGAATATCTTCCTTATATCTTCCTTCCGGGATAGTACCGATGTTGCCCCCGCTATACTCCGAACGTATGTTTTCTCTGAATGCCAATCAAGATAAGGCTGTACTTAGTCTTTTTGTCCGCTTTGATACCAATTACAATATGCTGGAGAGCAACATTGAGATGACAAGCATCCGGGTGATGAAAAACTATAGCTACAGAGATGTTGATCGGGCAATGCAGCATGATGCCTGGCAGCCCCTTTTCCGCATCGCAGACGCACTAAATACTCAAAGAGAACCAGTGGAAAAGAATGATGCACAGCGATATATATACAATCTGGTAGCAGATGCCCAAGAGCTGCAGTTCAAGCGAATTGATCTTTTCAGCCCCTCCCGCAGGATGATCGAAGAAATGATGATTCTATACAACCGCTTCCTTGCGGATTTCACTATAAAGCACAATATTCCAGTGCTATACCGGAACATCAAGCAGATCTATGATGAAGAAAAGCAATGGCAAATCAGCACAGCCTATCTGAGTACAGAAGCAGGATTTCACCCCGGTATCGGCGCAGAGGCATATTTACATGTCACCAGTCCGATCCGGCGTTTTGTGGATTTAGTAAACCAGATGCAGGTAGTGGGATTCCTTCGCAAAGAGGTTCCTGCTTTTACCACCGATGACCTGGATCAACTAATTCCGGTTATCGATAAACGGCTTTTACTTCTGAGGGAAACGGCTCAGCGTTCAGAGCGCTACTGGGTACTCAAATATGTAGAGCGGTACCTTCTCCATACTCCTATGGAGGGCTGTCTGAAAGCCGTGATCAACGGAAAGTACAGGGTGGAATTGCTGCCTTGGAGCAAACAAGTATTCGTGGCTCTGGATGCCATTCCGCAGAACGACATTTTTACCTTTGCTGTTTACGACATAGATTGGGACAAGATGCTACTCAAAGCCGATCTGATCTGTTAACCCATATAATACACTGAAGTAATATGGA containing:
- a CDS encoding amidohydrolase: MLDPIHIRHHLHQIPELAYDEYKTKAFLMQQLQELITPGSLFRILEFKNSNGILVEYNNGKTQDNYKLFRADMDALPTIEKSGCSFASIHPGLMHACGHDVHMAVLMALIQKVQQYHPAQNLLFLFQPAEEGHGGAESIINENILQGYDIRAAFALHVGSDLPVGTISSKSGIFFGIPQEFDLRFVGKASHVAFPEKGINALAAGMHFYEELLKEIPDLSREERVIFHVGKMSAGQVRNIIADECLMEGTHRTLSKAMRDRLNTLIQKHAQAAADAIGAQTELRLLGTYDPVVNNAELESNLREICNQMDYSYLPAETVMTGEDFGFFSSMYPALLFWLGSGSDMPLHSGYFLPDDDCIEVGANVMWGLLQS
- a CDS encoding aspartate-semialdehyde dehydrogenase; its protein translation is MKIAIVGATGEVGRMMINCLEEQNLQPEVLDLYASEKSQGSMLYYMDKPLEVQVLDEESLKRDYDYVFFSAGGGVARSYAPIAAAAGAVVIDNSSAYRTDTDIPLVVPQINSSQLKDYRGIVANPNCSTIQMVLPLAVLDRAFGLRKVIVSTYQAVSGSGHNGIVTLENQRHGSQLKGIYPEIIDLNVIPQIGVFLDNGYSNEEEKMLNETRKILCNDNIQVSATTVRVPVIYGHSNAVYAEFEREVDLQEAASLLSKAPAIRYHENSYITPLGIGNSNEAHVCRLRFGVDKYSLSFWNVGHNVRIGAAANAVNILIAHAEINGIN
- a CDS encoding ribonuclease catalytic domain-containing protein, with protein sequence MKQQIPTGQEAVGHTVAFYDQGSLHLGLVAALEAENYNILLLDKQYRIINPSRIILCSKACYPPLEQSLADFVHQLQLQELPELTVSTEGQSFEDIAQANRITGDFQLFALLLFLKDNPQIYLQKHDLYYRRTPESEAKYLRDMKKQEVRQQYLDAVIRLAHHPEQSPDPGLRADLLLDLRLLLQGERIDDLAKALKNAGNINPAWLRKALGDTLSLPDPPMLESGLPIAFIKEDWATGLRTPHIATKPITAFCIDDEGSRDFDDALSLEKDEEGYLLGIHVSNLADYFDRNHALFLEAKARISSLYLPSGIVPMLPPLYSERMFSLNANQDKAVLSLFVRFDTNYNMLESNIEMTSIRVMKNYSYRDVDRAMQHDAWQPLFRIADALNTQREPVEKNDAQRYIYNLVADAQELQFKRIDLFSPSRRMIEEMMILYNRFLADFTIKHNIPVLYRNIKQIYDEEKQWQISTAYLSTEAGFHPGIGAEAYLHVTSPIRRFVDLVNQMQVVGFLRKEVPAFTTDDLDQLIPVIDKRLLLLRETAQRSERYWVLKYVERYLLHTPMEGCLKAVINGKYRVELLPWSKQVFVALDAIPQNDIFTFAVYDIDWDKMLLKADLIC